The sequence below is a genomic window from Proteus vulgaris.
AGAGGCATTGCATCTGATTGGCGTCCGCCATATTTGAAAATACCGGATTTCGACCAATCTGCCATTTGTTGAATATGCGCGACGAAAGGTGCCTTATTAAATAAGAAGGTGGTATCAAAACCATCGAAACCGTTATTTTTTGTCGCTATAGGTAAATTATTGCGTGCGCCAAAGTTTTCGATTTGTGTCCACGATTGCCATGTAGTGGTAAATCCACATTTAACACCAGAATCGAGCAGCTTTTGAGACACAGTTTCCATCTCTTTCCATGTCTTTGGTGGTTGTTCTATGCCTGCTTTTTTAAAGAGTGTTTTGTTGTAGTAAAGCACCGGAGTCGAACTATTAAATGGCAACGACATCATTTTGCCGTCGCTGGTGGTGTAATAACCCGTGACAGTTGATAAATAACTATTAGGATCAAAAGGCTCGTTAGTTTTTTCCATTAATTGATAAACAGGAAAAACAGCTTTTTTAGCCCCCATCATACTGGCTGTACCCACTTCAAATACTTGCACGATAGCGGGTTGGTTTTTAGCACGAAATGAAGCCACAGCACTGGTCATCGTTTCAGCGTAAGTGCCTTTATAAACAGGTTTTATCTCATATTCAGATTGACTGGCGTTAAAATCAGAGGCAATTTGATTGACTTTCTGACCAAGCGCGCCTCCCATTGCATGCCACCATTCAATTTGTGTTTTTGCGTGTGTAGGAGAAGTAAATAACGCCATCGCAACAGCAAGACCTGTTATTGATTTTATCGACATGCAGAATTTCCTTTTTAATCGAAAGTTAAAGGTGCAATCTAATCTGCGAATTACCCTAGATGTTATTTATGACAAAAGGGTGACAATTAAATGAAGATATATTGATGGCATGACTGTCAAATTGCTGTCATAAATGGTTGTCATGATGTCGGCACAAATGAAAAGGAGAGAGAAATGAAGATAGCTGCTCACCGAGGTTTTTCTGGAAAAGCCCCTGAAAATACACTGGCTGCGTTTAAAATGGCGATTGATTTCGGATGCGAATGGATTGAAACGGATGTGCAATTAACCGCGGATCATGTTCCTGTGCTTATTCATGATAAAACAGTTAATCGTTGCACGAATGGGCAAGGTGCTGTGCGTTTTCATACCTTAGACGATTTACATCGCCTTGATGCAGGAAGTTGGTTTAGTTCACTCTATCAAGGTGAGAAAATTCCTTCTTTAAGACAAGGATTGCAGCTCATTAAGCGTTCAGGAACAAAGCTTAATATTGAGCTGAAAACGTGGCCCGATGATGATGTTGAGCGTTTATGTTTAGCGGTTTCTGACATGATAAAAAGTGCAGATATTCCGAATGAGCAAATTCTATTTTCTTCTTTTGATACACATGCACTTATTATTATGAAACGATATTTGCCTTTTATTCGTAGAGGGCAATTATGGGATGAGATCCCTGATAATGCGCTAGAAACGCTAAAAGCAATTGATGGTTTTAGCGTGCATTGTAATTACAAGTACCTTACGCAAGAACAAGCGCAATGGTTAAAACAAGCAGGCTATGAAATTTATTGTTATACCCCGAATGATCCTGAAGAGGTGAAAGATTTTGAGCAATGGGGTGTTGATATGCTAATTACTGATATGCCTGATGTTTATCAACCGGATGTTTATCAAATAGCAAAATGAAAAAGTACTAACTATCCCGCTTATTTGTACTGAATAAGGCGTTATTGATGTGTTTGATGACGCCTCTCATCTCCTTTCTTCCTTATTCCATTTACAGAAATTAAATAAGAGGATCGTTGAGTAATAGGTGTTTTATTTACATTCTCTGCTATTATCCTGCGCAATTAATGAATAGATATTGTTCAACATAATAATGTTTATCTCATTAAAAATAAAAATGGGGAAAATGGTTAGCGAATATGGCGACCTTATCAACCCAACCTCTAAGAGTAGAGGCGTGTTATTTCTACTTTAATTGCCAATAATATAATTGAGAGTGAAATATGAAAGAACTCGTTGTTGTTGCCATAGGAGGCAACAGTATTATTAAAGACAATGCTAGCCAGTCTATCGCTCATCAAGAACAAGCAGTACAAGAGGTTGCAGCCCATATTAGTGATATGGTGGCTGAAGGGTATAATATTGTTTTAACACATGGTAATGGGCCACAAGTAGGGCTTGATTTACGTCGCGCTGAAGTGGCGCATGTGCAAGAAGGTTTACCGTTAACACCATTAGCTAATTGTGTTGCAGATACACAAGGCGGTATTGGTTATTTAATACAACAAGCGTTAACGAATAAGCTTCGTGTTCAACAAAATAAACAAGCGATCACCCTTATTACACAAGTTGAAGTCGATAAAAACGATCCAAATTTTGTTTCTCCAACAAAACCTATTGGTGCATTTTTCTCAGAACAAGAGATGGTGCAATTAAAGCAAGAAAATCCTCAATGGCATTTTGTTGAAGACTCAGGTCGTGGTTATCGCCGTGTTGTTGCCTCTCCAATTCCACAACATGTTATTGAATCTAAGGCAATTAAATCACTATCAGAATGTGGCTATGTTGTGATTGCGGTAGGCGGTGGCGGTATTCCAGTTATCAAAAATGAACATGGCAATTACCAAAGTGTTGATGCAGTTATTGATAAAGATCTGTCATCGACATTGCTCGCAAAAGAATTACATGCAGATATTCTTATTATCACAACGGGTGTTGAAAAAGTCTGTATTCATTTCGGTAAACCAGAACAAAAGGCATTAGGTGAAACGTCGGTTGAAGAAATGAAACAATATATGCATGAAGGGCATTTCCCTCCGGGAAGTATGCTTCCTAAAATTGAAGCTAGTCTCTCATTTTTAGCTGCTGGTGGAAAAAGAGTGATTATCACAACGCCAGAAAAATTGGCTTCAGCCTTAAAAGGTGAAACTGGAACGCATATCGTTGCTTAATTATCTCCATCAGTAATATTCGATTATCTCTTTAATAAGCGCCTTATCTGTAAAAAGTAAGGCGCTTATTTTATATGAGTCTTAAATATAGGGCGTTATTGAGTAGGATGATTTGCGGGATAGGCTTTCGCATAATGACGAGGGTTTAATCGTGCAAATAATCCTATAGTCACAATTACTAAAATGGCATGAAATGCCCATGCATAAGTAAAACTTCCATCAGGCTGGCGTAATAGCACTGCAATTAATGGGCCGAAAGCCGCAATAATAAAGCCACCGCCTTGCATTAATGCTGACAGAGCACCAGCTTGTGCTGGATCAGGAATATGATCGAGAGCGACAATCATCATCATGGAAAAACATCCCCCCAAACCACAGCCTAAGAAAATACTCCAAAGATAAGGGGCGCTCATCGGAATAGTCATGATTGCGCCGAAACCGATAAATTGGCTTATTAATGTTATCGTAAGCCAAAAACGCCTGTCGTGATTTTTAGCTGCTAAGAAAGGAATAATTAAAGCGGCAGAAGCTTGGAAAAGAGAAAGAATAGCGACAAGTGAGCCACTTTGGGCGCTTGGCATTCCTAAAGATTGGTAGAATGGCGCTAACCATGTCACAACAGAGGCATAACCTGCATTAACGCAACCAAATCCTAAGATAAGCAATCCTGTTCTAGGACGCCAAATTAAGGCATTTAGTGATATTTTATTTGCAGATGAGGCACTGTTTTGAATTGAGAAAAGAATAGCGATAAATGCAAAGCCTGCGGGGAGAGCAAACCACGCTAAAGCGCTTTGCCAATGTCCATAAGTTGCAGTAAGAATAGGGGATAATTGCGCCCCGAGTGCGCCTCCGCCCATAAGCATAGCGGAATATAAACCCATCATGATAGGCGTTCGATTTCCAAACCACCCTTTAATAATGCCGGGAAATACTGCTTGAATATAGGCGACGCTTAAACCACAAAAGAGTGCTGTCAGTAATAGCTGGTTGCCATCAGAAACATAAGCTCGAGAAAAAGAGCCCATCAGAAGCATTAGCATTGCGACTAAAAGCCCTTTTCGGACTTGAATATAAGGCTGTAAGAAGGGAACGATTAATGCGCCTATTCCCATTAAAAGCATGGGTAATAGTGTAAGTAATGAGACTTGGCTATAACTCATTCCTGTTGAGACAATAATATTGTCAATAACAGGGCCGGGACCAGTTAAGAATGGGCGTAAATTTATCCCAACTAAAATAATAGTGAGGACAATCTGCCATGTTTTTTTTCTTGGTAAGGCAGTCATTGTAATTCCCTGATAAACATAAATATTGTCTATTGTATAGACAATATCTGTATAAACAAATGGCTATATTAATAATTTAGGTTTTATTTACTGCGATTGAATGTGGGCTAGATGCATTGTTAGGAACATCCACTCAGAATATTGATAGCGTATTTAATCGAAGATAAAGAGGCTCAATCATAAAATAAGGCAATGCACAGATTTAAAATATGTGCACTGCCTTAATAAGAAAACGAGAAAATAACGATGGTTATGAAAGACAGCTAAATTCACGAATAAGTTGCGCTATTTTTTCTGCGCCTTTATTCGATTGAGTCAGTGTAATGGTATAAATTTCGTTATTTTTATCAGTAATAACAATCTCTTTAGAAATTTTTCCTTTTACAATTACATTCTCAATATCATCATAAGGAAGGTAGAAGGAGTCATATAATTTACTTAAAACGCAGTAAACGCCATCTTCAGTTAAGACAACGCCGTGATCACCTTTACCAAAAACCGTTTCATCAAAATAGTAACGAATATCATTTTTATTGAATAAAGGCTCACCCAATACATTCATGGCTTTTTGAAAGAAGTGGGTGATTTTTTTATTATCCAAATCACTATGATGATAAAAATGCTGGTCTTTATTAGTTTCAAATTCAGTGACTTTAGCAAGAGACATATAGGTCACTTCAGGTAACTCTGGTGATGTGGTGTTTTGCTGTTTAGGTGTGAGATTGCCTGCAACAGATGCAGTCATCGCGCCAGCCCCCGGCAATATCGAGGTTGTGGTAGTGGTAATTGTTCTGGAGACTTCACGAGTGTAATTACTGACAATAGTGTCACCACGTACATAGCCTGATACGTTTTGGGTAACTCGGATAGGTGATGTCGTTGTGCTGATCACGGTTCTAAAGGCTGAACGTACCGCAGAAACAATGGTGATAATTAATATGGCGATAAGAGGCGCAGAGATCCACATTAATGAAAGTTTAAAGAGTTGGTCTTTGGTTGATGAAGCTTGTTTTTTTAATCGATTATTGTAGTTAAATGCGACAACAACATAAATAAGCCCCGCGATTATACGAGGAATATAATTAACTTCATGGCGAGTTGCTAAGAAATCAATTAAGGGATAAGCCAAGCAAGCATAGAGAATGATGCTAAAAACAGCTTCAGGGAAAAGACTTTTTATACTGTCTACTGCTTTAGCAATATTATAGATTATCCAGCCAATCAGGATAATCGGGCCAATAAAAGGAATAATGCTGGCAATAATAATGATCAAAAAGCCTTTTAATATTCCCCATACTATCTCTGATGCATGACCTTCAGAAATAAGAAAATAGATAAAATAGGCAGCGGACGAAAACATGATAATAGGTAGAGTAATAAATGAAAACTCTGGCGCGATAAAGCTAGGTGCCCCTATTAATAGCATGATATAAAAACAGATATTTTTTGATTCATTATTGGAATAGTCAATTTCTGAATTGCTAGACATTATAGTACCTAAGGGGAGGATAATAATGGCAAAGATAATACATGATATTGGCTTTTAATAGATACTGTTTAATTACGTATTTTTTAAACCATGATTTAAGTAATAAATATCTAATATAAATAAAATATAATTTTTATTATTTGAAAATTATAGGTGATAAATATTTTAATAACATAACAGAGATAAAATGAGAGTCATGACTTTATATCACTGATTATTCTCTGTATATCTTATAAAAGATAATGCTAATTATAACTAATTGATAAAGATAAACATTGCCTGTTATTAAAGGAATGTTTATCTAAATAGAATATTGATGCCAGTGTTAGAAGTAGGTGATTTTACGGTTGAGTTTCACCTATATAACTTAATTTCCATTGTTTTATTTGGCTTTTAGGATTAATCGATGTGAATTTATAGTGTTCAAAATGAGAAAGTACTTTTTTAAATTCAACTGTCGCTTTATCTAAATCCCATGATTTAGGGAAGTAAAAACCATCAAAAGAAATATTTTCTAATCTTGCAATAAATTGATGGATAAACTCATCAAATCCCCCATAAGTTAGTGCGATTTTTCCACTCCAATTAATGTGATAAGTGTTATCTTGTTGACGTTGGAAGTGAATTTGATGATTTTTACATTCATCATGTCCTAATAAATAAATACTGAATGCGGAGATTTCTGTTGGCTCATCCTCATCGTCATCGTCAGAATGATTTATTTGTGGGGCAGTATCAAGATTAAATTGGTGCGTGATAAAATTGTCAAAATCAAAAGGAACTTCGCCTGAACTCAGCAAAATGCCTTTTTCATCTGACCAAAATGTTGAAGAGAGAGTGCAACGATGATAATTATCCCAGACAATTCTAGATTGCCAATCAACGAGGCTGGTATATTCTTCCTCGTCATCTAACTCATCTTCGTCTATATCATCAAGATAATCCTCACCTTCACTTAAATAGTAACTGGCACTTCTAAGATGCAGATCAAACCAAAGTTGGCCATGTTTATCTAATCGCCCAGACCAGACAAATTCTTCAATGTTATGAGGTTTAGGGTAAGCGCTATCAATAAATGTAATGGTATGTGAAGGTATTATCATTATTATCGTCTTGTTGGTATCGCATTTTTATCACGTATCTAGAGTGATAGAAATTAGCAAAGTTATGATCAAAATAAGGTAAAGATAAAATACCATAAATTGAGTGATAAAATGGAAATCAAATCAGTGAGGATAGAATGTTAACAGCATTAAATCAGTGGCTACCAATACCTCTATGTTCAATAGAACGAGGAGAAGACAAGGAATGGCCTCTTCTTGATAATCGATACACCTTTCCTCAAGACTATATTGAATTTGTCACGCAATATGGTTCAGGACACATAGCCAATTTCATTACGCTATTTAATCCATTTAGTGAGAATGACTATCTTAATTTCTTTCAGCAAAAAGAGGCAATCCTTAAGGATTTTGATTCATTAATACAGGACGATCCTGATTATTATACTTTTCATCTGTACCCTAAAAATAATGGGCTTTTGCCTATTGGGGAGACAGATAATGGAGATACGCTTTTTTGGGTTGTTTCATCCAATAATAGCAATTTATGGACAATGGCTATTATTCCATCCAGAGCCTCTGAAGTAGAATTTATTGCAGAAAATCTGACGGGATTTTTAGAAGGTGTGTTATCAAAACGAATATGTTGCCAGTCATTTCCGGCAGGGTTTCCATCAGAGAATATAACGTTTATTTCAGACAGTTGATGGGTTATTTGCCTATGGGTAATTGAGTTACTAGGTATGTTGTGGCAAGCCCAGTAAGGATGGAGATGCTAAAGCTAATAAGTGTACCTAACATAACATATTCTGTTAGTTTTTTATCTTGGTCATTTTGTAACTCACCAAATCTAAATATAGATTTAGCTGCTAGTAAAAAACCAATTGCTGCAAATTGGTTTAAAAGAATGAAAGTTAAAATAAGCATTCTTTCCAAGTAACCAATAGATTGGCCAGCAGAAACGAGCGTTGAGCCTTCTTCTGCAACAGGTGTCCATTTCTTGAGTAACATATAAATAAGGATAGAAATCGGCTTTAAAATAATGATGTAGGCAAGAATAACAATCAAATATTTATAGTTAATATTTTTAAAACTAAGATCATGGAATATTTGAGTATTTTGATCAATTAAGATTATCCATAAAAAGGTAATTACGAATAAATGAAGAGCTTGATCAGTAATAAACCATTTTAAAGAGTTATCAGTATAAGATTTTCCAAGATCGAAAAGATAGTGTGTTATTAATACAATAACACTGTAAATGAAAATAGAACCAAAACTTATCTCTGTCATTAAAACGAGAATAGTAAAGGTTATCCCACCTTGCAGTAGTGAGTGTAAGTAAAGCTCTTTAGATTTGTAATGTAGAGTATTTCGCGCCTCTATCCATGCTTTAGGTTGTAAATAAAAATCAAAAGCAATATGAGCAATATAGAGAGATATAAGAAGTGCGAAATTATACATATCAATAAGCCTTGTTAATTAAATAATTAAAGTATTGAATATATTCATCTATTAACTGGTAGTGGCTAGCATTTAATAATCTAGTAATATTACTTCTCGATTTTTTTAATTCATCAGCGATAGCATAGTGAGATTTATCTTTATTGACCATGTATTTAAGTAAAACTTGCGCTTGTGCTCGAGTAATTTCTTTGAGTTGTATATTTAAATACTTAGTGACTAAGGTAATGTTTTGTTGAAAATCTGAGTTAGATGCCGATATTGTCAAAATTTCACCTTTAATTTTATCGAGTCCTTCACCAGATAAAATAAAGGCCTCACCAATTGAAGTTCTTACATCATTACGCAATGAGTCAATTTTGCCGATGCCAATACTTTGACGAGCACTGATTTCTAGATTTGACGTTTTTAGTGCCAATTGGATGACGATGGCGGCTTTGATAGCATCCTCTGCTTGTAAGCAAACAATCTGAAAAGAATCGCCACGGTATCGATCATATTTAATTGGTAACTGTTCTGAGAGTAGCTGAACTGTTTGCTCCAAAGTGTAGAGCATAAGGTCATAGTTTTGGGTGGGGATATTTTTAGAATCAATGATATCGCCTGTAATGACACTTACGATGTCTTTATTCATCTTTTGTCTCTTATTATTTTGTGGGTTGAGTAGAATGTTACCATATTTGGTAACATTCTGTCATGTTACCAAATATGGTAACATGCACATTAACTTTATAGAGAAAGTATGAAAAATAAGCAACAAAAAAGCCTTTTCTGGAAAACCAGAAAAGGCTTTTTATAAAAATAGACTTAACTGACTAGGATCAGTTCATGCC
It includes:
- the ugpB gene encoding sn-glycerol-3-phosphate ABC transporter substrate-binding protein UgpB encodes the protein MSIKSITGLAVAMALFTSPTHAKTQIEWWHAMGGALGQKVNQIASDFNASQSEYEIKPVYKGTYAETMTSAVASFRAKNQPAIVQVFEVGTASMMGAKKAVFPVYQLMEKTNEPFDPNSYLSTVTGYYTTSDGKMMSLPFNSSTPVLYYNKTLFKKAGIEQPPKTWKEMETVSQKLLDSGVKCGFTTTWQSWTQIENFGARNNLPIATKNNGFDGFDTTFLFNKAPFVAHIQQMADWSKSGIFKYGGRQSDAMPLFYTQECAMVMESSAGFAGIKENMKGLDIGVSQLPYDDTLVQKPANTIIGGASLWVMSGRPDAEYNGVAKFFTYLSSPEVQADWHQATGYLPVTKAAYALTQQQGFYQQNPGADTAILQMTTSEPTANSKGLRFGNFLQTREIVDEELEKVWSGKQSAQVALDNAVTRGNEQLRRFERTQQ
- a CDS encoding glycerophosphodiester phosphodiesterase family protein; amino-acid sequence: MKIAAHRGFSGKAPENTLAAFKMAIDFGCEWIETDVQLTADHVPVLIHDKTVNRCTNGQGAVRFHTLDDLHRLDAGSWFSSLYQGEKIPSLRQGLQLIKRSGTKLNIELKTWPDDDVERLCLAVSDMIKSADIPNEQILFSSFDTHALIIMKRYLPFIRRGQLWDEIPDNALETLKAIDGFSVHCNYKYLTQEQAQWLKQAGYEIYCYTPNDPEEVKDFEQWGVDMLITDMPDVYQPDVYQIAK
- a CDS encoding carbamate kinase family protein, whose protein sequence is MKELVVVAIGGNSIIKDNASQSIAHQEQAVQEVAAHISDMVAEGYNIVLTHGNGPQVGLDLRRAEVAHVQEGLPLTPLANCVADTQGGIGYLIQQALTNKLRVQQNKQAITLITQVEVDKNDPNFVSPTKPIGAFFSEQEMVQLKQENPQWHFVEDSGRGYRRVVASPIPQHVIESKAIKSLSECGYVVIAVGGGGIPVIKNEHGNYQSVDAVIDKDLSSTLLAKELHADILIITTGVEKVCIHFGKPEQKALGETSVEEMKQYMHEGHFPPGSMLPKIEASLSFLAAGGKRVIITTPEKLASALKGETGTHIVA
- a CDS encoding cyanate transporter, coding for MTALPRKKTWQIVLTIILVGINLRPFLTGPGPVIDNIIVSTGMSYSQVSLLTLLPMLLMGIGALIVPFLQPYIQVRKGLLVAMLMLLMGSFSRAYVSDGNQLLLTALFCGLSVAYIQAVFPGIIKGWFGNRTPIMMGLYSAMLMGGGALGAQLSPILTATYGHWQSALAWFALPAGFAFIAILFSIQNSASSANKISLNALIWRPRTGLLILGFGCVNAGYASVVTWLAPFYQSLGMPSAQSGSLVAILSLFQASAALIIPFLAAKNHDRRFWLTITLISQFIGFGAIMTIPMSAPYLWSIFLGCGLGGCFSMMMIVALDHIPDPAQAGALSALMQGGGFIIAAFGPLIAVLLRQPDGSFTYAWAFHAILVIVTIGLFARLNPRHYAKAYPANHPTQ
- a CDS encoding SMI1/KNR4 family protein is translated as MLTALNQWLPIPLCSIERGEDKEWPLLDNRYTFPQDYIEFVTQYGSGHIANFITLFNPFSENDYLNFFQQKEAILKDFDSLIQDDPDYYTFHLYPKNNGLLPIGETDNGDTLFWVVSSNNSNLWTMAIIPSRASEVEFIAENLTGFLEGVLSKRICCQSFPAGFPSENITFISDS
- a CDS encoding DUF3307 domain-containing protein; translated protein: MYNFALLISLYIAHIAFDFYLQPKAWIEARNTLHYKSKELYLHSLLQGGITFTILVLMTEISFGSIFIYSVIVLITHYLFDLGKSYTDNSLKWFITDQALHLFVITFLWIILIDQNTQIFHDLSFKNINYKYLIVILAYIIILKPISILIYMLLKKWTPVAEEGSTLVSAGQSIGYLERMLILTFILLNQFAAIGFLLAAKSIFRFGELQNDQDKKLTEYVMLGTLISFSISILTGLATTYLVTQLPIGK